A region from the Rosa rugosa chromosome 6, drRosRugo1.1, whole genome shotgun sequence genome encodes:
- the LOC133717221 gene encoding senescence-specific cysteine protease SAG39-like — MEFTNQSKCICLVLVLMLGPWSSEATSRSLQDALAYGRYEQWMARYGRVYNDVIEKEKRFKIFKENEAFIESSNNEGNKLYKLGLNQYADLTNDEFIASRNRFKGHECSTKTTTFKYENATVPATMDWRQKGAVTPVKDQGQCGCCWAFSAVAAMEGITQLTTGKLISLSEQELVDCDVNGEDQGCEGGLMDSAFEFINQNHGLSTEANYPYTGEDGTCNAKKEASHAASITGHEDVPPNDESALLKAVANQPISVAIDASGSDFQFYTSGVFTGPCGTSLDHGVTAVGYGVSDNGTKYWLVKNSWGAQWGEEGYIRMQRDVPAPEGLCGIAMEPSYPTA; from the exons ATGGAGTTCACCAACCAAAGCAAATGCATCTGTTTGGTTTTGGTCCTCATGTTGGGGCCTTGGTCTTCAGAAGCCACTTCTCGCAGTCTCCAAGATGCATTAGCTTATGGGAGGTACGAGCAATGGATGGCTCGTTATGGACGTGTATATAATGATGTCATTGAGAAGGAGAAGCGCTTCAAGATATTCAAGGAGAATGAGGCATTTATAGAATCTTCCAATAATGAAGGAAATAAGCTTTACAAATTGGGTTTGAATCAATATGCAGACCTTACAAATGATGAATTCATAGCCTCGAGAAATCGATTCAAGGGGCATGAATGTTCCACAAAGACCACTACTTTCAAATATGAAAATGCTACTGTGCCGGCGACAATGGACTGGAGACAGAAGGGAGCTGTAACTCCTGTCAAGGACCAAGGCCAATGTG GATGTTGTTGGGCATTCTCAGCAGTTGCAGCCATGGAAGGAATTACTCAGCTTACAACTGGTAAACTAATCTCTTTGTCTGAGCAAGAGCTGGTTGACTGTGATGTCAATGGTGAAGACCAAGGTTGTGAGGGTGGCTTGATGGACAGTGCATTTGAGTTCATCAATCAAAATCATGGACTTAGCACTGAGGCTAACTATCCCTACACGGGGGAAGATGGCACATGCAATGCTAAGAAGGAAGCAAGCCATGCAGCCTCAATTACTGGCCATGAAGATGTGCCTCCCAACGACGAAAGCGCCCTTCTCAAGGCCGTTGCTAATCAACCTATTTCTGTTGCCATTGATGCTAGCGGATCTGACTTCCAGTTCTATACGAGTGGTGTTTTCACAGGACCATGTGGAACAAGCCTAGACCATGGTGTTACTGCTGTTGGTTATGGTGTCAGTGATAATGGGACTAAGTATTGGTTGGTGAAGAACTCATGGGGTGCACAATGGGGTGAAGAAGGTTACATAAGAATGCAAAGAGATGTGCCTGCACCGGAAGGTCTTTGTGGCATTGCCATGGAACCCTCATACCCAACTGCATAA
- the LOC133716634 gene encoding two-component response regulator ORR26-like, whose product MITAAMCNEMAISVEYMKTSPKPAKGFSVLVVDGDSECLEMLSRLLGSLGYKVLTAKGASEALDITQKKEADLDVVLTEAHLPHMNKYELLEKMTAVSNLPVVIMSDDDDMNAKIGCLFKGAVYYIVKPVTMDNLKNLWQFAFKNNRNVVIDITKEESNTHVESQAKILNSERERSEGMDNLYYEEKDSNCSTAFTKRRVIWTDELHHRFLQAVNLIGIDGARPKKIIQLMNVPGLTRRNVSSHLQKYRHSLRQEQLAIEKRRIRASKSASFQPRKSASTFNFQAEFPQLPNLYFTSTPYQPELRSHFLEDLNSQMPTRPAFGSEDIPIHVDSSSNETSNKKYGQPTQSNQLDYRYFNAEKIGPGQSSSNMDLAAGFGHVENFFRQDIFQDQNKNFSDVGDFGHQNATDCPILHNFIQQKEQQQPSPPPPPPPKPQDQEEYNSFGEFDPHILLSPLLASQEQEEYNIFGEFDPHSLLSPLPGSQEQEEHDIFGFEREESDDLFNFAEEDTIQVFDDADSDDFF is encoded by the exons ATGATCACTGCAGCAATGTGCAATGAGATGGCCATCTCAGTTGAATATATGAAGACTAGTCCAAAACCAGCTAAAGGTTTCAGTGTTTTGGTTGTTGATGGTGATTCTGAATGTCTAGAAATGCTGTCAAGACTACTAGGGAGCTTAGGATATAAAG TTTTGACAGCTAAAGGAGCCTCTGAGGCATTAGATATCACTCAGAAGAAGGAAGCTGATCTTGATGTTGTTCTGACAGAGGCACACTTGCCTCACATGAACAAATATGAGCTCCTAGAGAAAATGACCGCAGTCTCCAATTTACCTGTTGTTA TCatgtctgatgatgatgatatgaaTGCCAAGATTGGTTGTCTGTTTAAAGGGGCTGTTTATTATATTGTTAAGCCAGTCACAATGGATAATCTCAAGAACCTATGGCAATTTGCATTCAAAAACAACAGAAATGTGGTCATAGACATTACTAAAGAGGAAAGCAATACTCATGTTGAATCACAAGCAAAGATACTGAATTCCGAAAGAGAAAGGTCAGAAGGAATGGACAATTTATATTACGAGGAGAAAGATAGCAATTGTTCAACAGCCTTTACGAAGCGAAGGGTAATATGGACTGATGAGCTGCATCATAGATTCTTGCAAGCTGTCAACCTAATAGGCATTGATG GTGCTCGTCCAAAGAAAATAATTCAGCTTATGAATGTTCCTGGACTGACGAGAAGAAATGTTTCAAGCCATTTGCAG AAATATCGCCACTCCTTGAGGCAGGAACAATTAGCAATTGAAAAGAGAAGGATCAGAGCTTCCAAATCAGCAAGTTTTCAACCAAGAAAATCTGCATCAACATTTAATTTTCAAGCAGAATTTCCCCAACTCCCAAATCTGTACTTCACATCCACACCATATCAACCAGAACTCAGAAGCCATTTTCTGGAGGACCTCAATAGTCAAATGCCCACTAGACCTGCCTTTGGTTCTGAAGATATTCCTATTCATGTGGACTCAAGTAGTAATGAGACATCAAATAAAAAATATGGGCAACCAACTCAAAGCAATCAGCTTGATTATCGTTATTTTAATGCTGAGAAAATTGGACCAGGTCAGAGCAGCAGCAACATGGATTTGGCAGCTGGCTTTGGACATGTTGAAAATTTTTTCAGGCAAGATATTTTTCAGGACCAGAACAAGAACTTCTCTGATGTTGGTGATTTTGGTCATCAAAATGCAACAGATTGCCCAAtacttcataattttatacaaCAAAAAGAGCAACAGCAgccttcaccaccaccaccaccacctccaaaaCCACAAGACCAAGAAGAATATAACAGTTTTGGGGAATTTGATCCACACATTCTGCTGTCACCCCTACTAGCATCACAGGAGCAAGAAGAATATAACATTTTTGGGGAATTTGATCCACACAGTCTGCTGTCACCCCTACCAGGATCACAGGAGCAAGAAGAACATGATATCTTTGGGTTTGAAAGAGAAGAAAGTGATGACTTATTTAACTTTGCAGAAGAGGACACCATTCAAGTGTTTGATGATGCGGATTCCGATGATTTCTTTTAA